From a single Vitis vinifera cultivar Pinot Noir 40024 chromosome 18, ASM3070453v1 genomic region:
- the LOC100242785 gene encoding AT-hook motif nuclear-localized protein 25: MEGYEPGSGSRYVHQLLGPELHLQRPSSLPQHQATQQPSDSRDESPDDQEQRADTEEAAAASSGGATTSSNRRPRGRPPGSKNKPKPPIIVTRDSPNALRSHVLEVAAGADVMESVLNYARRRGRGVCVLSGGGTVMNVTLRQPASPAGSIVTLHGRFEILSLSGTVLPPPAPPSAGGLSIFLSGGQGQVVGGSVVGPLMASGPVVLMAASFANAVFERLPLEEEEGAVQVQPTASQSSGVTGGGAGGQLGDGGGSGGGAGVPIYNMGASMGNFPFPGDLLRWGGSAPRPPF; encoded by the coding sequence ATGGAGGGTTATGAACCAGGCTCAGGTTCTCGCTACGTCCACCAGCTACTCGGACCTGAACTGCACTTGCAGAGACCGTCATCGCTTCCACAACATCAAGCCACTCAACAACCATCGGATTCTAGGGACGAGTCACCAGATGATCAGGAGCAGAGGGCGGACACCGAGGAGGCCGCCGCTGCTAGTTCTGGTGGAGCCACCACCTCTTCAAATCGCCGCCCTCGAGGTCGTCCTCCTGGCTCCAAGAACAAGCCCAAGCCACCCATAATCGTAACGCGCGATAGCCCAAATGCCCTCCGGTCGCATGTACTTGAAGTTGCCGCTGGCGCTGACGTCATGGAGAGTGTGTTGAATTACGCCCGGCGCCGTGGGAGAGGCGTATGTGTTCTCAGCGGTGGCGGCACAGTCATGAACGTGACGCTGCGTCAGCCTGCGTCTCCTGCAGGGAGCATAGTGACGCTGCACGGCAGGTTCGAGATACTCTCATTGTCAGGAACCGTGCTTCCTCCACCGGCGCCGCCGAGTGCTGGAGGCCTTTCTATATTTTTGTCCGGTGGTCAGGGTCAGGTAGTTGGAGGAAGCGTGGTGGGTCCCTTGATGGCTTCAGGTCCAGTTGTTTTGATGGCTGCGTCGTTTGCCAACGCTGTCTTTGAGCGTTTACCACTGGAGGAGGAAGAGGGAGCTGTGCAAGTCCAGCCCACCGCGTCCCAGTCTTCAGGTGTGACTGGAGGCGGTGCTGGTGGGCAGCTCGGTGATGGCGGAGGCAGTGGCGGCGGTGCTGGTGTTCCAATCTATAACATGGGAGCAAGCATGGGGAATTTTCCCTTTCCAGGTGATCTATTAAGATGGGGTGGAAGTGCTCCAAGACCTCCATTTTAA
- the LOC100259899 gene encoding uncharacterized protein LOC100259899 isoform X2 produces the protein MASSWRRSLGNMRSFIGNCMGGLRGGSNLASWVVAGTLAYFLWVKPSQELRREQEERAALAAASDPYRYVEKRKPIPDPQVGTQ, from the exons ATGGCGAGCAGTTGGAGAAGAAGTTTGGGAAACATGAGGTCGTTCATTGGGAACTGCATGGGAGGTCTTAGAGGAGGAAGCAACCTGGCTTCTTGGGTTGTGGCCGGAACCCTAGCCTACTTTCTCTGGGTCAAGCCCTCCCAAGAACTCAGGAGAGAGCAGGAG GAAAGGGCAGCTTTGGCTGCAGCTTCAGATCCTTACCGTTATGTTGAGAAacgaaaacccatccctgatcCTCAG GTGGGGACGCAGTAA
- the LOC100259899 gene encoding uncharacterized protein LOC100259899 isoform X1 gives MASSWRRSLGNMRSFIGNCMGGLRGGSNLASWVVAGTLAYFLWVKPSQELRREQEERAALAAASDPYRYVEKRKPIPDPQETGLIYGNKNRTNKSQD, from the exons ATGGCGAGCAGTTGGAGAAGAAGTTTGGGAAACATGAGGTCGTTCATTGGGAACTGCATGGGAGGTCTTAGAGGAGGAAGCAACCTGGCTTCTTGGGTTGTGGCCGGAACCCTAGCCTACTTTCTCTGGGTCAAGCCCTCCCAAGAACTCAGGAGAGAGCAGGAG GAAAGGGCAGCTTTGGCTGCAGCTTCAGATCCTTACCGTTATGTTGAGAAacgaaaacccatccctgatcCTCAG GAAACTGGTTTAATATATGGAAACAAGAACAGAACTAATAAGTCTCAGGATTGA
- the LOC100265082 gene encoding 3-hydroxy-3-methylglutaryl-coenzyme A reductase 1, translated as MDVRRRPPRPPRATADATLESDRHHRLKPTGAVDGPPSPPTPKASDALPLPLYLTNGIFFTLFFSVAYYLLHRWRDKIRTHTPLHVVTLSEIAAIVSLIASFIYLLGFFGIDFVQSFISRASHDAWDVDDDAPNHFIIDEDRRRGPCPASIECPVPPITAIASPSKMVDPAPVNLPEEDEDIVKLVVSGTIPSYSLESKLGDCKRAASIRREALQRLTGKSLLELPFEGFDYQAILGQCCEMPVGYVQIPVGIAGPLLLDGFEYSVPMATTEGCLVASTNRGCKAIYVSGGATSMVLRDGMTRAPVVRFATAKRAAELKFFLENPENFETLSVIFNRSSRFARLQSIQCAMAGKNLYIRFSCSTGDAMGMNMVSKGVQNVLDFLQNDFPDMDVIGISGNFCSDKKPAAVNWIEGRGKSVVCEAVIKEDVVRKVLKTNIAALVELNMLKNLAGSAVAGALGGFNAHAGNIVSAIFIATGQDPAQNVESCHCITMMEAVNDGKDLHISVTMPSVEVGTVGGGTQLPSQSACLNLLGVKGASKESPGSNSKLLATIIAGSVLAGELSLMSAIAAGQLVKSHMKYNRSSKDVSKVAS; from the exons ATGGATGTTCGCCGTCGGCCTCCTAGGCCACCGCGTGCGACGGCGGATGCCACTCTTGAAAGTGATCGGCACCACCGGCTGAAGCCGACGGGGGCCGTGGACGGGCCACCTTCGCCTCCGACTCCAAAAGCCTCGGATGCACTGCCTCTTCCTCTCTACCTCACCAACGGCATTTTCTTCACGCTCTTTTTCTCTGTCGCGTACTACCTCCTCCACCGGTGGCGCGACAAGATCCGAACGCACACTCCGCTCCACGTCGTTACTCTCTCCGAAATCGCCGCTATTGTTTCTCTGATCGCATCCTTCATCTATCTCCTAGGTTTCTTCGGCATCGATTTTGTACAATCTTTCATTTCGCGTGCTTCTCACGACGCCTGGGACGTGGACGACGATGCTCCTAATCATTTCATCATCGATGAAGATCGCCGCCGCGGGCCGTGCCCTGCCTCCATAGAATGTCCCGTGCCTCCGATCACCGCCATTGCATCTCCGTCTAAAATGGTAGATCCGGCGCCGGTTAATTTGCCCGAAGAGGACGAGGATATCGTTAAATTAGTAGTTTCCGGGACGATTCCGTCGTACTCGCTCGAATCGAAGCTCGGAGACTGTAAGCGCGCGGCGTCGATTCGCCGTGAGGCGCTGCAGAGACTGACAGGCAAGTCGCTTCTGGAACTGCCGTTTGAAGGATTTGATTACCAAGCAATTTTAGGGCAGTGCTGTGAGATGCCAGTCGGATACGTGCAAATTCCCGTGGGGATTGCCGGACCGTTGTTACTTGACGGGTTCGAGTATTCGGTGCCGATGGCGACGACGGAAGGGTGTTTGGTAGCCAGTACCAACAGAGGTTGTAAGGCGATCTATGTGTCTGGTGGAGCAACGAGCATGGTGTTGAGAGATGGGATGACGAGAGCCCCAGTGGTGAGGTTCGCGACAGCAAAGAGGGCTGCAGAATTGAAGTTTTTCTTGGAGAATCCGGAAAATTTCGAGACTTTGTCAGTCATTTTTAACAG atCGAGTAGATTTGCAAGGCTGCAAAGTATTCAATGTGCTATGGCGGGGAAGAATCTTTACATAAGATTTAGCTGCAGCACTGGTGATGCAATGGGCATGAACATGGTTTCGAAAGGGGTTCAAAATGTCCTGGATTTCCTTCAAAATGACTTCCCAGACATGGATGTTATTGGCATCTCTG GAAATTTTTGTTCAGACAAGAAACCAGCTGCTGTAAACTGGATTGAAGGGCGTGGTAAGTCTGTGGTTTGTGAGGCAGTCATCAAGGAGGATGTGGTAAGGAAGGTGTTGAAAACAAACATAGCGGCCCTGGTAGAGCTTAACATGCTCAAGAACCTTGCTGGTTCTGCAGTTGCTGGTGCTCTGGGTGGATTTAATGCCCATGCTGGCAACATTGTGTCTGCAATATTTATAGCCACTGGCCAAGATCCGGCCCAAAATGTTGAGAGTTGCCACTGCATTACAATGATGGAAGCTGTTAATGATGGGAAGGATCTTCACATCTCTGTGACCATGCCTTCTGTCGAg GTGGGAACAGTTGGAGGTGGGACTCAACTTCCATCTCAATCTGCTTGTCTAAACCTACTGGGCGTAAAGGGTGCAAGCAAAGAGTCACCAGGATCAAACTCAAAGCTGTTGGCCACCATCATAGCCGGTTCAGTTTTGGCCGGGGAGCTCTCCTTAATGTCTGCCATTGCAGCCGGACAGCTTGTCAAGAGCCACATGAAATACAATAGATCCAGCAAAGACGTGTCCAAAGTTGCCTCTTAG
- the LOC100242793 gene encoding cinnamoyl-CoA reductase 1 → MAEKGRVCVTGAGGYIASWVVKLLLSKGYIVHGTVRDPSDEKNAHLKKLEKASENLKLFKADLLEYGALCSAFEGCDGVFHTASPVPPTTVANPEVELMEPAVKGTLNVLKACAEAKVKRVVVVSSGASVIMNPRWPKGKVMDETCWSDKEYCRATKNWYCLSKTEAESVAFEYAKTSGLDVVTVCPTLVLGPILQSTINASSLVLIKILKEGYETLENKFRMIVDVRDVADALLITYEKPEAEGRYICTAHMIKARDLVEKLRSIYPNYNYPKNFTEVEEVENLSSEKLQKLGWSYRPLEESLVDSIKSYKEAGILD, encoded by the exons ATGGCGGAGAAGGGCAGAGTGTGTGTGACAGGCGCAGGAGGGTACATTGCTTCATGGGTCGTTAAGCTTCTTCTCTCCAAGGGCTACATTGTCCATGGAACTGTTAGAGATCCCA GTGATGAAAAGAATGCTCATTTGAAGAAACTTGAGAAAGCATCTGAGAACCTGAAACTCTTTAAGGCAGACTTGCTGGAGTACGGAGCTCTTTGTTCTGCCTTTGAAGGATGTGATGGAGTGTTCCATACTGCCAGTCCCGTCCCCCCTACAACTGTAGCAAATCCCGAG GTAGAATTAATGGAGCCTGCTGTGAAGGGCACTCTTAATGTACTTAAGGCATGTGCTGAAGCAAAAGTTAAACGGGTTGTTGTTGTGTCCTCTGGAGCTTCTGTTATCATGAATCCTAGGTGGCCCAAGGGTAAAGTAATGGACGAGACTTGCTGGTCTGATAAAGAATATTGCCGGGCAACTAAG AATTGGTATTGTCTTTCTAAAACAGAAGCAGAAAGTGTGGCCTTTGAGTATGCGAAAACAAGTGGGCTTGATGTTGTGACGGTTTGCCCTACCCTCGTTCTAGGGCCAATCCTGCAGTCCACTATCAATGCAAGTAGTTTGGTCctcattaaaattttgaaag AAGGATACGAGACACTGGAAAACAAGTTTCGGATGATTGTAGATGTACGCGATGTTGCTGATGCTCTACTTATCACATATGAGAAGCCTGAAGCTGAAGGAAGATACATATGCACAGCACACATGATCAAGGCGCGGGATTTGGTGGAGAAGCTAAGGAGCATTTATCCCAACTACAATTATCCGAAGAA TTTTACAGAGGTAGAGGAAGTGGAAAATCTGAGCTCAGAGAAACTGCAGAAGTTGGGATGGAGTTACAGGCCCCTGGAAGAATCCCTAGTCGACTCCATCAAAAGCTACAAGGAGGCTGGCATCTTGGATTAG
- the LOC100247939 gene encoding cinnamoyl-CoA reductase 1 isoform X2 — protein sequence MEGKAEKERVCVTGAGGYIASWVVKFLLSKGYIVHGTVRDPSDEKNSHLKKLEKALENLQLFKTDLLDYEGLCAAFAGCSGVFHVASPVPIGPISNPEVELIEPAVVGTRNVLSACEKAKVKKVVVVSSAGAVAMTPNRPKDRPMDEECWSDLEYCKATQNYYCLAKTIAESEALEHTKKSELNIVTVCPSFVFGPMLQSTMNGSCLLLLSFMKDGGESVKNIVYPVVDVRDVAESILLAYENPNAVGRYICSAHSIQAQALAEKLKGMYPNYNYPKSYIEDEKDVELSSEKLQRLGWKYRPLEETLVDAVRNYEENGFLVEH from the exons ATGGAAGGGAAGGCAGAGAAGGAGAGAGTGTGCGTGACTGGTGCAGGAGGGTATATAGCTTCGTGGGTCGTCAAGTTTCTCCTCTCAAAGGGTTATATTGTTCATGGAACGGTCAGAGACCCAA GTGATGAAAAGAACAGCCATCTAAAGAAATTGGAGAAGGCTTTGGAAAATCTTCAACTTTTTAAGACAGATTTGCTGGACTATGAAGGCCTTTGCGCTGCCTTTGCTGGATGCTCTGGGGTTTTCCATGTTGCCAGCCCAGTCCCTATTGGCCCAATATCTAACCCTGAG GTGGAACTGATTGAACCAGCTGTAGTGGGCACGCGTAATGTCTTAAGCGCATGTGAGAAGGCCAAAGTGAAGAAAGTTGTGGTTGTTTCATCCGCTGGTGCTGTCGCCATGACCCCCAACAGGCCTAAGGATCGGCCCATGGACGAAGAATGTTGGTCTGACCTTGAATATTGCAAGGCAACTCAG AATTATTATTGCCTTGCCAAAACAATAGCAGAGAGTGAAGCCCTGGAGCATACAAAGAAAAGCGAGCTCAACATTGTAACAGTTTGTCCATCCTTTGTATTCGGGCCAATGCTGCAATCCACAATGAATGGCAGCTGCTTGCTTCTCCTATCATTTATGAAAG ATGGTGGCGAATCAgtgaaaaatattgtttatcCTGTTGTTGATGTGCGCGATGTGGCTGAATCAATTCTGCTGGCATATGAGAACCCTAATGCAGTGGGAAGATACATATGCTCAGCACACTCAATCCAAGCTCAAGCTTTAGCAGAGAAGTTGAAGGGCATGTATCCCAACTACAACTACCCTAAAAG TTACATTGAAGATGAGaaggatgttgagttaagttCAGAGAAGTTGCAGAGGCTGGGGTGGAAGTATAGGCCGTTGGAAGAGACACTTGTGGATGCAGTTAGAAACTATGAAGAGAATGGCTTCTTGGTTGAACACTAG
- the LOC100247939 gene encoding cinnamoyl-CoA reductase 1 isoform X1 — MEGKAEKERVCVTGAGGYIASWVVKFLLSKGYIVHGTVRDPSDEKNSHLKKLEKALENLQLFKTDLLDYEGLCAAFAGCSGVFHVASPVPIGPISNPENFTQVELIEPAVVGTRNVLSACEKAKVKKVVVVSSAGAVAMTPNRPKDRPMDEECWSDLEYCKATQNYYCLAKTIAESEALEHTKKSELNIVTVCPSFVFGPMLQSTMNGSCLLLLSFMKDGGESVKNIVYPVVDVRDVAESILLAYENPNAVGRYICSAHSIQAQALAEKLKGMYPNYNYPKSYIEDEKDVELSSEKLQRLGWKYRPLEETLVDAVRNYEENGFLVEH, encoded by the exons ATGGAAGGGAAGGCAGAGAAGGAGAGAGTGTGCGTGACTGGTGCAGGAGGGTATATAGCTTCGTGGGTCGTCAAGTTTCTCCTCTCAAAGGGTTATATTGTTCATGGAACGGTCAGAGACCCAA GTGATGAAAAGAACAGCCATCTAAAGAAATTGGAGAAGGCTTTGGAAAATCTTCAACTTTTTAAGACAGATTTGCTGGACTATGAAGGCCTTTGCGCTGCCTTTGCTGGATGCTCTGGGGTTTTCCATGTTGCCAGCCCAGTCCCTATTGGCCCAATATCTAACCCTGAG AATTTTACCCAGGTGGAACTGATTGAACCAGCTGTAGTGGGCACGCGTAATGTCTTAAGCGCATGTGAGAAGGCCAAAGTGAAGAAAGTTGTGGTTGTTTCATCCGCTGGTGCTGTCGCCATGACCCCCAACAGGCCTAAGGATCGGCCCATGGACGAAGAATGTTGGTCTGACCTTGAATATTGCAAGGCAACTCAG AATTATTATTGCCTTGCCAAAACAATAGCAGAGAGTGAAGCCCTGGAGCATACAAAGAAAAGCGAGCTCAACATTGTAACAGTTTGTCCATCCTTTGTATTCGGGCCAATGCTGCAATCCACAATGAATGGCAGCTGCTTGCTTCTCCTATCATTTATGAAAG ATGGTGGCGAATCAgtgaaaaatattgtttatcCTGTTGTTGATGTGCGCGATGTGGCTGAATCAATTCTGCTGGCATATGAGAACCCTAATGCAGTGGGAAGATACATATGCTCAGCACACTCAATCCAAGCTCAAGCTTTAGCAGAGAAGTTGAAGGGCATGTATCCCAACTACAACTACCCTAAAAG TTACATTGAAGATGAGaaggatgttgagttaagttCAGAGAAGTTGCAGAGGCTGGGGTGGAAGTATAGGCCGTTGGAAGAGACACTTGTGGATGCAGTTAGAAACTATGAAGAGAATGGCTTCTTGGTTGAACACTAG